The DNA window gttggggcaacccactcatcgaaggaataaattaaattccaggagatttcttcacaggacgcccaaatatttggttgcataaagaagggaaaagttgtttttttcccttttgacctttgggttgaccccacaaaggggaacaacttttgcaaagtgtggattggactatagTAACCCCTACGACCTACAGGCTGACCCCTGCAAGGGacataattcaatttaaactttgcagaatataaaatcaacatgtaaagggattttactgtgttattatcacgaagccgataactggtacagtaaatcgtaaaaactcggcaaattcggagCGTGCTAAATagcacaaaaacaaaatgtttgaattCTAAATGATGATATAATCTAACTGACTGATAAATTAGGAGTTAACCATTTAAaatatgtcaagttttattcaaatacatcaagaaataaggaaacacgaaaagaaaacgtaaaattatagccgataactggtacaatGCCAGTATGTATTTCTAAATTATTTTCGCAATTTTTACCAATGTGGGAATGAAGATTTttcctaataaaaaaaataaataaataaatcataatcgCGGAATTTTCGAATCCGTCTTCGGTTTCGGAACTACAACGCAACCTATTATTCCTGTCCATGTGTATGGCGCGTTATCAGAAAAacatatgaatatttaaaacgGTATTCTTAGGATGATGCCTACCATTTAATCGTAATTGTTCACCCTATTTTTATGATGAGTCATTCAAAAAAAGTATCAGCATTTTCGGTGTTTAAAGGGAGAAAGGTAATGTCACTTGTTGAGCATGCCGAGTCATTGAACAATGTTGAATCCTGACAGACATAAAAACTTGGATTTATCATCATGATCATGATTGCATTGATCATAGAACCTCGTTAAAATACAAAAGCTACATGCTTAAATGTTAATATTGTGTATTGGCATTGTGACAATTAGGGTGAACCAAggatttaaatttataaattgaaatagaaatgcatgtacataatttaatattttgagtttaCTAAAATATACCTGAACTGCTAAGCTACCTGTAAAAGGCAGTTGCCTTATTTGTATTGCATTCAAAGAATCAAAATGGTGCTTCAGTCTCCATGTTACATTCCTTAAGATCTTGGGTGTGGTAACACGATGCTATTTTCTCATTCCATTTCGACTATACCCTTACTATGTGACTTCATAAGTTCAAAGTTAAAAGCAGAATTTGAAAGaccattaatattttaattgtgtCTGATTTTCAAtggatttataattttatagtaCAAATCATGTCGCAGTGATcttcaataaaatacatgtaattgtatattGTTATAATAGAATTGATTGTTAAACTGTATCTTGCGACCACCTCAACAATCAAGCGCAGTAATTTTATCTGAGCAAGTCGACATAAAATCGGATTAAAAATTACAACGTGTAACGTACCTTTATATTAGAGTCTACATCCCTTttttgtcaaatgaaaattagAAGATACAATAGAATGACACcagtatttatttcaagttaataTGAGCCATTTTctagaactacatgtatttgtatgttcatttgatctataaaaaaaaacgtaaTTAAGTTTAAAAGAATCTACATGTTTTCCAGTGAATTAAAATCAAACTAGTTGATTAAATGTGTAGATACATGCATTAATAATGGGCACTAATACGGTACTCACTTATTAGACCTTTGATGTCCGATTTGAGAGTTTCTGATGTTTCCAGGTGTTGAAAGGAAtcccattttattttgaaacctATTATCATATAACTATGAAAAATAGATTCAATAAAAATCTTTATGATATATAACtatgaaaaacataatttacCTCTCTGATATCTACCTTCTCAGACtgttcatttttcataaaatttatttagttGATTTACCAATGCATGTACCTACTGATGCCTCAAattcatgtacagtaaaacatggttatataGCAAAGGGCCAGGGAGGAGGAATTTGGTTTGTTGTAATCACTATTCATTGTACCTGATAAGTTTATAATACGTACAATATTTAAGATTCAGGAAATGAAACTTACTTTGctgtatttgaatttattttaagcGTATGTGCTTTAAGTGGTTTTACTGAACTCGCCTAAAGGgccataaaacatatttttaagggTTAAATTTTTCCTTTGTGCAGGACAGTGCCTCCAGCTTGGACAGTAGGGCCAGCATCCGTAAAGCTTCCAGTTCTCAGTCCATCAGGGAAGACGTTAAAAAGGCCCTGGATGGGAAGGGCAAAAAACTAATGGTAGGGCAATAAAAAGCCATTCCGTTTTGCATGGAATTTATGGGAGTGGAATCAGTTTACAACTTTTTAGAGAGATTGCCAGTTAAAAGCAATTTAACACTTAAAGGTATTTATTGTTGAATTAACCATAGGGTATACATTTGTTAGTTTTCAATCAtctgtttttgtcaaaaatagaaagtcttaAAAGGGGGAAGTCTAAGGTCCAGCCTAAGAAACACACCAAAATCCAGGCCGACCATTTTACCAGAGCCCCAGAGTGATCACCCTGTACAGCTGACCAGTGTAAGATCCACCACTGACCTGGAGGAGGATCAGGGCACCTTACAAGGTATGTGCACTGTTTTCTTTAGATATTCATATACTGTTACTATTACAGTACTGTATGCTGATTTCCAAGTCTGTGTCATTGATTGTTTTTATCCCTACAAAAGTGTTTAACACATTTACACAGATTCATTTTGCTATTGACTGTGTCATGTTGATGGTTTCTATTCCTATATgtttattcttcttgttttacaCTTCTACATAGATCGAGGCAGGCCCTTATCCACACCTGTCATACCTAAACAAATCTCAGCAGTGCGTCCAACCAGAAACCAGAACATCCCTCCCTCGGGGAAACGATCCCCACCGGCTCCTCCCACAGAGAAACAGTCCCCGGGAAATCGATCCAACCGGTCATCCATAGAGACCGCCACACCATTAGCCGAGGCCAGCAATAAGCAGTTTTCCTCCCTCAAGCCCAGCAAACACAAGAAAACCCCCAGTCCTAGGGTATCTGATGGTGCTGGGAGACATATTGGGAAAAACAAGAGGGATGGAGTGGAAGTTGATAACAAACCagcaaagaagaaaaagaaggaCAACAGCGAGGTACAGATGCAGGACTGTAGTACAGAGGTGAGGCAATGTTTATTCACTCGTAGTTATCAAGCAATAAACTGGTTCTTTACATTATAGCCCATGTAAATAATCTAAAGCAATTACAGAAGGCATTTAAGGGCTGTTTTGGGGCAAAAATTATTCACAGGGACAAGATCCCTAGTGAATCATGCAAAAAAAAGGTTAGATTACAGCATCATGGGTCCAAATCAATTTGAGAGAGTATAATTCTAATCATGGAATCTTGATTTTattaacagaattttttttgcatatattcTAAAACGCATTTTTTACAAGTTGTAATGTGGTGTTTTCTGAGATAAGTCTGTTATGTTCTAACAGGAGATGGAGCATGCAGTTTCATTTGAGGATGAATCAACATCTAGTTCACAGTTGCCATACATGTTTAATAGTGGAGAGGAAGCAAGGAAAATCTTTGAATGCCTTATTCACCCTGTAAAGCCAGACAAGTTCTTCAGGTACAAAAAGTCGGacttttaaaaggattttttttctcttttgataGATTAGTAATAGatagaatgaaaaagaaattagcTTGCTGAAAGAAATCACCATTCAAAATATCCAAGAAATCTGAAGGTTCTTCCTGATTCTCTCAATACCTGACAGTTCATGAGTTGTGATTGATCAGTCTTTTTTCAATCTAGTAAGTTGTTATTATGTATTGGCTTTCCCAATTTataatcataaatgtatttcaGAGAGTTATGGGAGAGGAAGCCATTATTAGTCCAGAGACATATGGCCCAGTATAATGATGGCTGGTTCAGCACAGCAGAACTGGACAAGATTCTGAGAGAGGTACAACCTTCAACATAATCTGACTGTTATCTGTTAGATGTGTGTTGATGTTCTCTTATTACCATTTACTATTGTACCCTTTTCTTAATCTGCAGGAAAACATACAGTTCTCGACTAACCTGGATGTCACAACGTTTACCAATGGGCAGCGAGAAACTCATAACCCTGTGGGTCGCGCCTTTCCCTCTGTGGTGTGGGACTTTTATCAGGTACAGTACAATCGAAGCTGTCAATTTGTGTTATTTTAGCTTGTTTATCTGTCTGGCTATTTAAATTTTGTCtacaataaaacttttttgtagGATAAAATTGTCATATGATTGCTCTTTATGTTCCTGTGATCCACAAGTAGCAAAATTTTAAAGGCGACATTTCATTTCAGTGTATgtttattaaatgatatgaaaagATTTTGGTCCACAACTTCTTTTGACTTTGTCAtaacaacaatttttcaaataaaatcagtAGCAAACCTGGTAAATACAGTAATACTGTATAAACCAGAAAAAGTTTTTGCTCTTGTAAGTTTCATATCAGATCCAAGGAACACCAATGTTAAGAACACCATAACCTGTTTtcttgtaaaaattaatttttttcttctgatttctttttttcagaatggCTGTTCTGTAAGACTACTGAATCCGCAGACCTACTCCAGAAATGTGTGGAAGTTGCTGTCTGTTCTCCAAGAGTACTTCAACTGTTGTGTCGGAGCCAATGTGTAAGTATCTACCTGTTCTCCAGGAGTACTTCAACTGTTGTGTCGGAGCCAATGTGTAAGTATCTACCTGTTCTCCAGGAGTACTTCAACTGTTGTATTGGAGCCAATGTGTAATCATCTACCAGGGGTCCCTTAGACAATCAATTGAataaaagaatttgttttaatatcCTTCCTTCAAAAGAACTATTGATCAATGTTAagataaaaattgtttgaattttgGTGATCTTTTATCTAACATCAGACAATATCATAAGTACATTAGGTGATTGATTTGATTCACGTTTCTTATAGATGAATCACATCTGATATGTGGACTATTTCAGGTACTTAACTCCTCCCGGCACCCAGGGTTTTGCTCCCCACTATGATGACATAGAAGCCTTTATATTACAGCTGGAGGGCAGGAAACATTGGAGGCTGTATAGTCCAAGGTAAAACAGTCATATCGTTGATTGTGGTATATACAGGAGATGGACTATGTCATCAACTTATGTACTGGTACTCATTGACCAAgtcaaacatttatttaaatcattcaaCATGCTGGTGGAACAAGATTCTCCATggaaatgaaattcattttatCTTGATTACTGTTTATTTCTGTCTGATAGTGCActtgaaaatgaattaatacCTTTCATAACTTTGTCTTGAAAACATGGAATTTGATGCAAATTTGTTTTTGATAGACCTGTTTATCTTAAAATGGGTGGCATTTTGTGTCATAATCGGGGTAGGGTTATATTGTTAAATATCAGTTTATAACATAGCAGAACATGTCATACTGTAAATATTTGATCTACTTTCAGGACAGACAATGAAGTTCTTCCTAGATTATCAAGTGGTAAGTTTATTATTATGCAGCCTTATTTCTATAATGGACATAGCTGAGCATCTCACTCATATTTTGTCTCAGAATAAATCAGTTATCCAATTTAAAGTCATGCTTATCAGTGATGGACTGTATTACCAATAGAGAAAGTTTTGTAAATGCATGCACAATCGATGTGGAAATAAACAGATACATTGGTTAATTTAATAATCAAATCTGACAATTTTTCATCTGAACTTGCAGGTAATTTCTCAGAGAAGGACCTCGGAAAGCCAATACTGGACACTGTTCTTGATCCGGGGGATTTGTTATATTTTCCAAGGGGGACAATCCACCAGGTAAACTCTTTCTCATGTTACTCatgtataaagaaaaagaaatctttaaggcgatatattatatatatataattttaaaataattctgttttatatttgattcgttttatattttgaactcTTCTTTCTTTGATAGGTAGCTGTTAAATAAATTGTCTTCCAGACAGCTTTctaatgtaatttttcattgagGCAGCTTTGATGTGATTGTTTCTATTCACTTTGTTTTGTCTCTCAGGGTAACTGTATGGAGGACACACACTCTCTACACATCACCGTGTCCTGTTACCAGAAAAACACCTGGGGTGATCTCTTTGAAAAGGTGAGCATGTTTTACATTCAGTCTTTACCTAGTGCATCCTTTATGCTGCATGCAACATGTACAATGCAATATAGTTATTTCAGTTTGTAATGATCTTGGTTTAATATGATTGTGTAAATGCCTATTGgatagattttaaaattaaataaacatctAAGATATAAAAATGTGGATTTCATTATTATAGTACATCTAAgacataaaacataaaaactaAATTGAGTTTTTTACCTAAAATAGATTTCAGAATTAATTCATTGTCTCTGTTTTAGATGGTTCCCAGAGCCTTGCAGATTGCTATTGATGAAGATGTCGAGTTCCGAAGAGGTTTACCCCGAGAGTATTCTTCATACATGGGGATAGCTAACTCAGACATGGTCAGTAGTGCAGTTTCCCTCCAGAACTAGAAATCCCAGGTTTAATCATAAATCAATGAAGTTTCACTGTTTTTGTGTATTATGTTCTGTCGGTGCTCTGTAATGTATCGCCAGGACGGAGCACCCAGGAACCTGTTTTGTTTGTTGTCCTGGTGGTTCATTGGTTCTAATATTTCTATTGATAGGATGGTGCCCCGAGGAACCTTTTCCTGAAGAAGGTAGAACAGCTGATGGTCCGGATGATCCAACATCTCCCGGTAGACTCTGCCTGTGACCAGATGGCCAAATCATTCATCCACGACAGTCTCCCCCCAGTTCTCTCAGATGGTACGCCCACTGAATGTACTGTCCTGTAACATTAAGGCCAAATTATATGATAATTCTGTGATGAGAGAATGAATATAAcactacatgtagtttaaagTAGTTTGATCCCTGAAAATATCCATGTAGAAGGTCTAATTTGTGACATCTTGATTAACATTGATGACTGAataagattttatgtttttctacaaaagaaaaaagagtGTATAGTATTGTTGAAGCATCCTGTATCTTCTTTTGTATAAGTAAATATTGGAAAATTTATTAGCATGCTCAAACTTGTGTTTGTAATTCTGTAGCGGAGAAGGCCTTCAGCGTTCATGGTAGCGGTGAACACTGGGATAAGGAGAAGATGTGTGTGGTGGGCACGGCTGAGATGGAGCCAGACACCACCATCAAGATCATCCGTaaaggcatcctcaggtatgtAACCATCAAGATCATCCGTAACGGCATCCTCAGGTATGTAACCATCAAAATTATCCGTAATAGTATCCTCAGTTATGCAGCCATCAAGATCATCTGTAAAGGATTCTTCAGGTATGTAATCATCAAGACCATCTGTGAAGGTATCCTCAGGTATGTA is part of the Crassostrea angulata isolate pt1a10 chromosome 3, ASM2561291v2, whole genome shotgun sequence genome and encodes:
- the LOC128176066 gene encoding ribosomal oxygenase 1-like, with protein sequence MMSHSKKVSAFSVFKGRKDSASSLDSRASIRKASSSQSIREDVKKALDGKGKKLMKVLKGGSLRSSLRNTPKSRPTILPEPQSDHPVQLTSVRSTTDLEEDQGTLQDRGRPLSTPVIPKQISAVRPTRNQNIPPSGKRSPPAPPTEKQSPGNRSNRSSIETATPLAEASNKQFSSLKPSKHKKTPSPRVSDGAGRHIGKNKRDGVEVDNKPAKKKKKDNSEVQMQDCSTEEMEHAVSFEDESTSSSQLPYMFNSGEEARKIFECLIHPVKPDKFFRELWERKPLLVQRHMAQYNDGWFSTAELDKILREENIQFSTNLDVTTFTNGQRETHNPVGRAFPSVVWDFYQNGCSVRLLNPQTYSRNVWKLLSVLQEYFNCCVGANVYLTPPGTQGFAPHYDDIEAFILQLEGRKHWRLYSPRTDNEVLPRLSSGNFSEKDLGKPILDTVLDPGDLLYFPRGTIHQGNCMEDTHSLHITVSCYQKNTWGDLFEKMVPRALQIAIDEDVEFRRGLPREYSSYMGIANSDMDGAPRNLFLKKVEQLMVRMIQHLPVDSACDQMAKSFIHDSLPPVLSDAEKAFSVHGSGEHWDKEKMCVVGTAEMEPDTTIKIIRKGILRLLTEEDEVRIYHSLENTRLYHEIEPTFIQISSEVAPAVEYLIHSYPKYVTVESLPLPSIDQRIDVASMLYEKGLLLTGEQLLPLDEDSS